From a single Equus asinus isolate D_3611 breed Donkey chromosome 2, EquAss-T2T_v2, whole genome shotgun sequence genomic region:
- the ISL2 gene encoding insulin gene enhancer protein ISL-2: MVDIIFHYPFLGAMGDHSKKKPGTAMCVGCGSQIHDQFILRVSPDLEWHAACLKCAECSQYLDETCTCFVRDGKTYCKRDYVRLFGIKCAKCQVGFSSSDLVMRARDSVYHIECFRCSVCSRQLLPGDEFSLREHELLCRADHGLLLERAAAGSPRSPGPLPGARGLHLPDPGAGRQASLRPHVHKQAEKTTRVRTVLNEKQLHTLRTCYAANPRPDALMKEQLVEMTGLSPRVIRVWFQNKRCKDKKKSILMKQLQQQQHNDKTSLQGLTGTPLVAGSPIRHESAVQGSAVEVQTYQPPWKALSEFALQSDLDQPAFQQLVSFSESGSLGNSSGSDVTSLSSQLPDTPNSMVPSPVET; encoded by the exons ATGGTggatattatttttcattatccTTTTCTGGGTGCTATGGGGGATCATTCCAAGA AGAAGCCCGGGACCGCCATGTGCGTGGGCTGCGGGAGTCAGATCCACGACCAGTTTATCCTGCGAGTGTCGCCCGACCTCGAGTGGCACGCCGCCTGCCTCAAGTGCGCCGAGTGCAGCCAGTACCTGGACGAGACGTGCACGTGCTTCGTGAGAGACGGGAAGACCTACTGCAAGCGGGACTACGTCAG GCTGTTCGGCATCAAGTGCGCCAAGTGCCAGGTGGGCTTCAGCAGCAGCGATCTGGTGATGAGGGCTCGGGACAGCGTGTACCACATTGAGTGCTTCCGCTGCTCTGTGTGCAGCCGCCAGCTGCTGCCGGGCGACGAGTTCTCGCTCCGGGAGCACGAGCTGCTCTGCCGCGCCGACCACGGCCTCCTGCTCGAGCGCGCCGCGGCCGGCAGCCCGCGCAGCCCCGGCCCGCTTCCCGGCGCCCGCGGCCTGCATCTCCCAG ATCCCGGGGCGGGCCGGCAGGCTTCGCTGCGCCCGCACGTGCACAAGCAGGCGGAGAAGACGACCCGCGTGCGGACCGTGCTCAACGAGAAGCAGCTGCACACTCTGCGGACGTGCTATGCTGCCAACCCGCGGCCGGACGCACTCATGAAGGAGCAGCTGGTGGAGATGACTGGCCTGAGCCCGCGGGTCATCCGCGTTTGGTTCCAGAACAAGCGTTGCAAGGACAAGAAGAAATCCATCCTCATGAaacagctgcagcagcagcagcataacGACAAGACG AGTCTCCAGGGACTGACCGGGACGCCCCTGGTGGCGGGCAGCCCCATCCGCCATGAGAGCGCCGTGCAAGGCAGCGCAGTCGAGGTGCAGACGTACCAGCCGCCGTGGAAAGCTCTCAGCGAGTTCGCCCTCCAGAGTGACCTGGACCAACCCGCCTTCCAGCAGCTG GTATCCTTCTCCGAGTCTGGCTCTCTAGGCAACTCCTCTGGCAGCGACGTGACCTCCCTGTCCTCGCAGCTCCCGGACACCCCCAACAGCATGGTGCCGAGTCCCGTGGAGACGTGA